The Candidatus Desulfofervidus auxilii genome has a window encoding:
- a CDS encoding mannose-1-phosphate guanylyltransferase/mannose-6-phosphate isomerase: MKVVILAGGAGTRLWPLSRKTFPKQFLRLNGNKSLFQRTIERYLKYVKCEDIIIMTNKDYKFLIFSELKNLGFNILEKNVILEPAMRNTAPAIALAMKFILEKMNVDEDKVLFISPSDHIIKPEERFLKYLEKAEKLAKRGYIVTFGIKPTYPETGYGYIKADKSKQINKIIESDVFYVEKFTEKPDFETAKRYLEEGNYFWNSGMFCFDIKTMQEELAKFEPEIAKIFDLSFEETIKNFSELPEISIDYAVMEKTNKAVVLPLDIYWSDIGSWNAVYEALDKDEAQNVKTGEVISIDTKNSLIFGNKRLVVACGVEDLAIIDTDDAILIIKKDISQKVRDIVNLLKKNKHPSVLEHKTVFRPWGSYTVLEEGSRYKIKKVVVNSGAKLSLQMHYHRSEHWIVVRGTAKVIIGEKESFIHENESIFVPPTTLHRLENPGKIPLEIIEVQSGEYLEEDDIIRIDDIYGRENN; the protein is encoded by the coding sequence ATGAAAGTAGTTATACTTGCAGGTGGAGCAGGAACAAGGCTATGGCCTCTTTCAAGAAAGACTTTTCCTAAACAATTTTTAAGATTAAATGGAAATAAATCACTTTTTCAAAGGACAATAGAGAGATATTTAAAATATGTGAAGTGTGAGGATATAATTATTATGACAAATAAAGATTATAAATTTTTAATTTTTTCAGAACTTAAAAATTTAGGTTTTAATATACTTGAAAAAAATGTTATTCTTGAGCCTGCTATGAGAAATACTGCACCTGCTATTGCACTTGCTATGAAATTTATCTTAGAAAAAATGAATGTAGATGAGGATAAAGTTCTTTTTATATCACCTTCAGATCATATTATTAAACCCGAAGAGAGATTTTTAAAATATCTTGAAAAGGCTGAAAAATTAGCTAAGAGAGGCTATATAGTCACTTTCGGCATAAAACCTACTTATCCAGAAACAGGATATGGTTATATCAAAGCTGATAAAAGTAAACAAATTAATAAAATTATTGAATCAGATGTATTTTATGTAGAAAAATTTACAGAAAAACCAGATTTTGAAACAGCTAAAAGATATTTAGAAGAAGGAAATTATTTTTGGAATTCAGGAATGTTTTGTTTTGATATAAAAACTATGCAGGAAGAACTTGCTAAATTTGAGCCTGAAATTGCTAAAATTTTTGATTTAAGTTTTGAAGAAACAATTAAAAATTTTTCAGAACTTCCTGAAATTTCTATAGATTATGCAGTAATGGAAAAAACAAATAAAGCTGTAGTTTTACCACTTGATATTTATTGGAGTGATATCGGCTCGTGGAATGCAGTTTATGAAGCTTTAGATAAAGATGAAGCTCAAAATGTAAAAACTGGAGAAGTCATTTCTATAGATACTAAAAATTCTCTTATATTTGGCAATAAAAGACTTGTTGTAGCTTGCGGAGTGGAAGATTTAGCAATTATTGATACAGATGATGCTATTTTAATCATTAAAAAAGATATATCCCAAAAAGTAAGAGATATTGTAAATTTACTTAAAAAGAATAAACATCCAAGTGTGCTTGAACATAAAACAGTTTTTAGACCCTGGGGAAGTTATACAGTTTTAGAAGAAGGATCAAGATATAAAATAAAAAAAGTTGTAGTGAACTCAGGTGCTAAACTCAGTTTACAGATGCATTATCACCGTTCTGAACATTGGATTGTTGTTAGAGGAACTGCTAAAGTAATTATTGGAGAAAAAGAAAGTTTTATTCATGAGAATGAATCAATATTTGTTCCTCCAACTACTTTACATCGTCTTGAAAATCCAGGTAAAATTCCTTTAGAAATTATTGAAGTACAAAGTGGAGAATATCTGGAAGAAGATGATATAATAAGAATTGATGATATTTATGGTAGAGAGAATAATTAA